A stretch of Leucoraja erinacea ecotype New England unplaced genomic scaffold, Leri_hhj_1 Leri_77S, whole genome shotgun sequence DNA encodes these proteins:
- the lipt2 gene encoding putative lipoyltransferase 2, mitochondrial, protein MTPLKPVVEVVNLGRISYGNALQAQRRYIRRHIDSLSQPPAAEPAVNALLLCEHPPVYTVGIRTAQYPVEEEERLNGLGAEFHRADRGGLITFHGPGQLVCYPILNLAHFRKSVRWYVAELETTTIRLCRKFGIQADTSPDTGVWVASNKICAIGIHCGRYITSHGLALNCNTDLHWFSHITPCGLKGKGVTSLTQVLGREVTVSEAVEPFLETFAAQFNCTLRC, encoded by the exons ATGACCCCTTTGAAGCCGGTGGTTGAAGTGGTGAACCTGGGGAGGATTTCTTACGGGAACGCACTGCAAGCTCAGCGGAGGTACATCCGGCGCCACATCGACTCCCTGTCGCAGCCGCCGGCCGCTGAACCGGCGGTGAACGCACTGCTCCTGTGTGAGCACCCTCCTGTCTACACTGTCGGCATAAGGACGGCGCAGTACCCggtggaggaagaggagaggctgAACGGGCTGGGGGCCGAGTTCCACCGGGCGGACCGAGGAGGGCTGATCACCTTCCACGGCCCCGGGCAGCTGGTGTGCTACCCCATCCTCAACCTGGCCCACTTCAGGAAGAGCGTGCGCTGGTACGTggcggagctggagaccaccaccatCCGGCTCTGCCGCAAGTTCGGGATTCAAGCTGACACCTCGCCAGACACTGGCGTCTGGGTGGCAAGCAACAAAATCTGTGCCATCG GAATCCACTGTGGCAGATACATCACCTCTCACGGGTTAGCGCTGAACTGCAACACTGATCTGCACTGGTTCTCTCACATCACACCCTGTGGCCTCAAGGGCAAAGGGGTGACGTCCCTGACTCAAGTACTGGGCAGAGAAGTGACCGTCTCCGAGGCCGTGGAACCCTTCCTTGAAACATTCGCCGCACAGTTCAACTGTACGCTGAGGTGTTAG